A region from the Capra hircus breed San Clemente chromosome 9, ASM170441v1, whole genome shotgun sequence genome encodes:
- the MTRF1L gene encoding peptide chain release factor 1-like, mitochondrial isoform X2, whose amino-acid sequence MRPRLVWNVFRGFWACRHVVPARRHLSCSNLPLEELFARGGPLRTFLERQVGSEAQLQVRRPELVAVAKLLSDKEQELQETQHLLHDENEDLRKLAENEITSCEKEIAQLKHQIILLLVPSEETDKNDLILEVTAGVGGQEAMLFTSEIFDMYQQYAAFKRWHFETLEYFPSEIGGLRHASASIGGSEAYKHMKFEGGVHRVQRVPKTEKQGRIHTSTMTVAILPQPSEINLVINPKDLRIDTKRASGAGGQHVNTTDSAVRVVHLPTGIVSECQQERSQLKNKEMAMKKLRAKLYSLQLEEETSKRYNARKIQGNFKREMIRLSSEDGSLRGKESPGTSA is encoded by the exons ATGCGCCCCAGGTTAGTTTGGAATGTTTTTCGGGGCTTTTGGGCCTGCCGGCATGTTGTCCCGGCCCGCCGACACCTAAGCTGCAGTAACCTGCCCCTGGAGGAGCTGTTCGCCCGCGGCGGACCTCTGCGGACCTTCCTCGAGCGCCAGGTAGGCTCTGAAGCCCAGTTACAGGTCAGGCGGCCTGAGCTGGTGGCGGTGGCCAAACTTCTGAGCGACAAggagcaggagctgcaggagacccagcaccTGCTGCATG ATGAAAATGAGGACTTAAGGAAACTTGCCGAAAATGAAATAACTTCATGTGAAAAAGAAATAGCCCAATTAAAGCATCAG ATTATCTTACTTTTGGTTCCCTCggaagaaacagataaaaatgaTTTGATCCTGGAGGTAACTGCAGGAGTCGGGGGTCAGGAGGCAATGTTGTTTACCTCAGAGATATTTGACATGTATCAGCAGTATGCTGCATTTAAAAGATGGCATTTTGAAACCCTGGAATATTTTCCAAGTGAAATAG GTGGCCTTAGACATGCATCTGCCAGCATTGGGGGTTCAGAAGCCTATAAGCACATGAAGTTTGAAGGAGGTGTGCACAGAGTCCAGAGAGTGCCCAAGACAGAGAAGCAAGGCCGCATCCACACCAGCACCATGACTGTAGCCATCCTACCCCAGCCCAGTGAG ATTAACCTGGTGATTAATCCTAAGGATTTGAGGATTGATACTAAGCGAGCCAGTGGAGCCGGGGGGCAGCATGTGAACACCACAGACAGTGCTGTCCGGGTCGTTCATCTCCCAACGG GTATTGTTTCCGAATGCCAACAAGAAAGAtctcaactgaaaaataaagagatggcTATGAAAAAGTTACGTGCAAAACTGTACAGCCTGCAGCTAGAAGAAGAAACAAGTAAACGATACAATGCTAGAAAGATTCAg GGAAACTTCAAACGTGAAATGATAAGACTGTCTTCAGAGGATGGAAGCCTGAGAGGGAAGGAAAGCCCGGGAACGTCTGCTTGA
- the MTRF1L gene encoding peptide chain release factor 1-like, mitochondrial isoform X4 produces the protein MLFTSEIFDMYQQYAAFKRWHFETLEYFPSEIGGLRHASASIGGSEAYKHMKFEGGVHRVQRVPKTEKQGRIHTSTMTVAILPQPSEINLVINPKDLRIDTKRASGAGGQHVNTTDSAVRVVHLPTGIVSECQQERSQLKNKEMAMKKLRAKLYSLQLEEETSKRYNARKIQIGTKGRSEKIRTYNFAQNRVTDHRINKSFHDLETFMQGEYLLDELVQSLKDYANYESLVEIISKKV, from the exons ATGTTGTTTACCTCAGAGATATTTGACATGTATCAGCAGTATGCTGCATTTAAAAGATGGCATTTTGAAACCCTGGAATATTTTCCAAGTGAAATAG GTGGCCTTAGACATGCATCTGCCAGCATTGGGGGTTCAGAAGCCTATAAGCACATGAAGTTTGAAGGAGGTGTGCACAGAGTCCAGAGAGTGCCCAAGACAGAGAAGCAAGGCCGCATCCACACCAGCACCATGACTGTAGCCATCCTACCCCAGCCCAGTGAG ATTAACCTGGTGATTAATCCTAAGGATTTGAGGATTGATACTAAGCGAGCCAGTGGAGCCGGGGGGCAGCATGTGAACACCACAGACAGTGCTGTCCGGGTCGTTCATCTCCCAACGG GTATTGTTTCCGAATGCCAACAAGAAAGAtctcaactgaaaaataaagagatggcTATGAAAAAGTTACGTGCAAAACTGTACAGCCTGCAGCTAGAAGAAGAAACAAGTAAACGATACAATGCTAGAAAGATTCAg ATTGGCACAAAAGGAAGGTCAGAGAAAATAAGAACATACAATTTTGCACAGAACCGGGTCACAGATCACAGAATAAACAAGTCATTTCATGATCTTGAAACTTTCATGCAAGGAGAGTACCTACTGGATGAACTTGTACAGTCATTGAAGGACTATGCTAATTATGAGTCTTTAGtagaaattatttccaaaaaagTTTAA
- the MTRF1L gene encoding peptide chain release factor 1-like, mitochondrial isoform X3: MSRRDCGAMIILLLVPSEETDKNDLILEVTAGVGGQEAMLFTSEIFDMYQQYAAFKRWHFETLEYFPSEIGGLRHASASIGGSEAYKHMKFEGGVHRVQRVPKTEKQGRIHTSTMTVAILPQPSEINLVINPKDLRIDTKRASGAGGQHVNTTDSAVRVVHLPTGIVSECQQERSQLKNKEMAMKKLRAKLYSLQLEEETSKRYNARKIQIGTKGRSEKIRTYNFAQNRVTDHRINKSFHDLETFMQGEYLLDELVQSLKDYANYESLVEIISKKV; the protein is encoded by the exons ATGAGTAGAAGAGACTGTGGAGCAATG ATTATCTTACTTTTGGTTCCCTCggaagaaacagataaaaatgaTTTGATCCTGGAGGTAACTGCAGGAGTCGGGGGTCAGGAGGCAATGTTGTTTACCTCAGAGATATTTGACATGTATCAGCAGTATGCTGCATTTAAAAGATGGCATTTTGAAACCCTGGAATATTTTCCAAGTGAAATAG GTGGCCTTAGACATGCATCTGCCAGCATTGGGGGTTCAGAAGCCTATAAGCACATGAAGTTTGAAGGAGGTGTGCACAGAGTCCAGAGAGTGCCCAAGACAGAGAAGCAAGGCCGCATCCACACCAGCACCATGACTGTAGCCATCCTACCCCAGCCCAGTGAG ATTAACCTGGTGATTAATCCTAAGGATTTGAGGATTGATACTAAGCGAGCCAGTGGAGCCGGGGGGCAGCATGTGAACACCACAGACAGTGCTGTCCGGGTCGTTCATCTCCCAACGG GTATTGTTTCCGAATGCCAACAAGAAAGAtctcaactgaaaaataaagagatggcTATGAAAAAGTTACGTGCAAAACTGTACAGCCTGCAGCTAGAAGAAGAAACAAGTAAACGATACAATGCTAGAAAGATTCAg ATTGGCACAAAAGGAAGGTCAGAGAAAATAAGAACATACAATTTTGCACAGAACCGGGTCACAGATCACAGAATAAACAAGTCATTTCATGATCTTGAAACTTTCATGCAAGGAGAGTACCTACTGGATGAACTTGTACAGTCATTGAAGGACTATGCTAATTATGAGTCTTTAGtagaaattatttccaaaaaagTTTAA
- the MTRF1L gene encoding peptide chain release factor 1-like, mitochondrial isoform X1, translated as MRPRLVWNVFRGFWACRHVVPARRHLSCSNLPLEELFARGGPLRTFLERQVGSEAQLQVRRPELVAVAKLLSDKEQELQETQHLLHDENEDLRKLAENEITSCEKEIAQLKHQIILLLVPSEETDKNDLILEVTAGVGGQEAMLFTSEIFDMYQQYAAFKRWHFETLEYFPSEIGGLRHASASIGGSEAYKHMKFEGGVHRVQRVPKTEKQGRIHTSTMTVAILPQPSEINLVINPKDLRIDTKRASGAGGQHVNTTDSAVRVVHLPTGIVSECQQERSQLKNKEMAMKKLRAKLYSLQLEEETSKRYNARKIQIGTKGRSEKIRTYNFAQNRVTDHRINKSFHDLETFMQGEYLLDELVQSLKDYANYESLVEIISKKV; from the exons ATGCGCCCCAGGTTAGTTTGGAATGTTTTTCGGGGCTTTTGGGCCTGCCGGCATGTTGTCCCGGCCCGCCGACACCTAAGCTGCAGTAACCTGCCCCTGGAGGAGCTGTTCGCCCGCGGCGGACCTCTGCGGACCTTCCTCGAGCGCCAGGTAGGCTCTGAAGCCCAGTTACAGGTCAGGCGGCCTGAGCTGGTGGCGGTGGCCAAACTTCTGAGCGACAAggagcaggagctgcaggagacccagcaccTGCTGCATG ATGAAAATGAGGACTTAAGGAAACTTGCCGAAAATGAAATAACTTCATGTGAAAAAGAAATAGCCCAATTAAAGCATCAG ATTATCTTACTTTTGGTTCCCTCggaagaaacagataaaaatgaTTTGATCCTGGAGGTAACTGCAGGAGTCGGGGGTCAGGAGGCAATGTTGTTTACCTCAGAGATATTTGACATGTATCAGCAGTATGCTGCATTTAAAAGATGGCATTTTGAAACCCTGGAATATTTTCCAAGTGAAATAG GTGGCCTTAGACATGCATCTGCCAGCATTGGGGGTTCAGAAGCCTATAAGCACATGAAGTTTGAAGGAGGTGTGCACAGAGTCCAGAGAGTGCCCAAGACAGAGAAGCAAGGCCGCATCCACACCAGCACCATGACTGTAGCCATCCTACCCCAGCCCAGTGAG ATTAACCTGGTGATTAATCCTAAGGATTTGAGGATTGATACTAAGCGAGCCAGTGGAGCCGGGGGGCAGCATGTGAACACCACAGACAGTGCTGTCCGGGTCGTTCATCTCCCAACGG GTATTGTTTCCGAATGCCAACAAGAAAGAtctcaactgaaaaataaagagatggcTATGAAAAAGTTACGTGCAAAACTGTACAGCCTGCAGCTAGAAGAAGAAACAAGTAAACGATACAATGCTAGAAAGATTCAg ATTGGCACAAAAGGAAGGTCAGAGAAAATAAGAACATACAATTTTGCACAGAACCGGGTCACAGATCACAGAATAAACAAGTCATTTCATGATCTTGAAACTTTCATGCAAGGAGAGTACCTACTGGATGAACTTGTACAGTCATTGAAGGACTATGCTAATTATGAGTCTTTAGtagaaattatttccaaaaaagTTTAA